The stretch of DNA GGAGTCCATGTCCTTGTTTTCCCCTTTCCTCTTTTAATTCTTTGTTGCCTGagtagtttttgttgtttttcatttaaaaatattatttatttaaaaggcagagttaacactcagggagagagtgggagtgtgtttgttccaggtctcccacgtgagtggagggcacccagggacttgggccaacTTACCTGGCTTTTCTggatgcattgacaggaagctgggtcagaagtggaacagctgggacttgaaccaacagcTGTTTCGGGTGCCGGCACTTCAGGTGGAGACTTTACCTACTGTGCCCCAATGCCAACTTCTTGTTTGCTTACTAACCAGTTGGTCTTCAGTGTGTGAACCAAGAGGCTGGCATTCTTCGTCCCTGCTCCCCTTCCCGATGCTCCTCCCCTACAGGCACAGTCAACCTGCCAGCCCAGATGAGGGTGGTAGTTTTTGAGACGCAAGACTGCCTCATTTCAGCGCCTGATAGGAGATGGAGGGATGAAGGGTAGGCCGTGGCACCATTGCTCATTAAATTCGTAATTACAGGCTTGCTCACCTCGCTGCACGCAGACTATGGCCGTACATGTGTGAGTATACTCAGTGAAGCGGACTGTGTGGCTCTCCCCAGTACGTGGCACCTGCGGGTACAGACTGCTCGCAAGTTCCCTCCAGAAGGGCTGCGGCTGGGCCCCAGCTTGCACCTGCCTGTCTGGAAAGAGGATTATCAGCAGCCTGGCTGGAACTGTCCCGAGGCTGTGTTAGCCAGCAGAGCCGATGTGCCAGAGAGCGTCTctacagagaaaagccaggcagcagctgctggagcagGTTCTGATGTGACAGCTAGGCTGTGGCTGTGCAGAGAGCACTGGACCGGGAGTCAGAGGCCTGGGCATCCTCTGTTCACCACGTGGATTTCTGCTTCCTTGGCAGGGATCAGGAACCTTCTCTTAGCTCAGAACCTTCTGGGGTCTCCTCTGACTTGGGTTTGCAAGGTCAGTACAAGATGAGCCATCTTCTCACTCTGGGTGAGAGGGGCCACCAGGTCCTTTCTCATTGCCATAACCCAACCCTCCCAGTTCCCACTTCCTATTTTGCAACGGCAACCAAGCCGTGTTGGTTTGTAGGCATGTAGCTTGTGCCAGGCAGAGCCCTGTGCCAGGGACACAGCCCCATGCCAGTGCTGTGTGGCTGTCGCTGAGCTCAAGGAGCCCCATAGACAGTGCTGCCCGGCTGTTGCCGAACTCACCCTCAGCTCCACGTGTCCTCTGGTCAAGACGGGAACatggcagctccctgctgtggctctgttcccttcttccctccataCTACGCATTTTGATCTCAAGCTCCAGACAGTGCTGTCCCTTGTCAGCGTGCCTCCAGGTTCACAGCTTGGCTCAATGCTGTTCGCTCCCCAAGGCCTGCTATAGCTTGCTCCTCGCTCCTTTACTCCCAGCTAGAAGTCTCCTTTCCTTGTGGGCCATTCTATAAAGCGCTATTGCCACATGGCTTCTCTTGTGTAAACATGGAGATGCTGGCAGCATCTCCCCAACTTATTGAGACCCCATTTTGGTTCCCACATGTCTCACACATGTTGTGTGCGTTCTGAGCGGACGCTGGCCTGCTGGGTGAGTGAGTGAAGGTCCATGGCTTGCAGCACTGCTATAGGTTGGGTGCTGCTCCTGCTAGAACCTTCCTCCTCTCATGCTTGAAAAGACCTGTGTTTTTGGAAAgtctttgttctgtttcttttcttcctttcctggaTTCCATCAAACCTTAGTGATGTGGGGGACGATCTGATGGCTTCATGGTGTACCCTGACTCATTCCCTAGTTTGAGGAATTTGGgagtaaatgaatgaaattccTCAGAGACAAGGTGGCACCTGAAGCTGTGCTGGGCACACATGCAGGAAGGTGCAGGGAGCAGCATGCTGGGCATACATGCAGGAAGATGCAGGGAGACACACTGGGCATACATGCAGGAAGGCACAGGGAGACACACTGGGCATACATGCAGGAAGGCACAGGGAGACACACTGGGCATACATGCTGGAAGGCACAGGGAGACACACTGGGCATACATGCAGGAAGGCACAGGGAGCCGCACTGGGCATACATGCAGGAAGGCACAGGGAGCCGCACTGGGCATACATGCAGGAAGGCACAGGGAGACACATTGGGCATACATGCAGGAAGGTGCAGGGAGACACACTGGGCATACATGCTGGAAGGCACAGGGAGCCGCACTGGGCATACATGCAGGAAGGCACAGGGAGACACACTGGGCATACATGCAGGAAGGCACAGGGAGCCGCACTGGGCATACATGCAGGAAGGTGCAGGGAGCCGCACTGGGCATACATGCAGGAAGGCACAGGGAGACACACTGGGCATACATGCAGGAAGGCACAGGGAGACACACGGTATGCACGCAGGAGGTATTCTGGGTGCAAGCGGACTGTCAGGATGGAAAATGATTTGGCTCCTCGGGGAGTTAGTTATTTACTTGACTGTTTTGTTCCCCTCCTACTTTAATGAAAACCTCTCAGAGGAGGCCTTGCTATATGGAAAGCAGCCAGGATCAGCCTCATTAAAATGACATTGGGACTCTGGCCGGACAGTTGTAGCCAGAGGGGTTGATTGCTCTGGCAATGAGAAGGGTAGGTTGAGCAGGTAGAGGGGTCAGAGGCCAGCACCGTGGTGAACAGCTCACAATACGGGCTCATTCCTGCTTGTTGCTGGTAATGGGGGCCGCTTGAATACCTCCAGTTGCACAGCCTGTGAGAAGACTACAGTAAGCTGAGATGTTTGGTGGCTAAGGGGAGCCAGCTATATGGGCTGACCTGTTTTTTAATCTATGGCTGCCTCATGTAGCTGTGTGAGCCCTACACTCCCTCCCCTGGGTTGCAGAATGGGGCAACATAGTATCCACTTGCTGTGTGAGTCAGGATCCCAGCAACTTCAGTTATCAGCACAGAGCTTTAATCGTTAAAGCATGGCTCCTGTTTGGGGAGAGCCCCAGTGGCTGCTGCTAGGGCAGTTTCTGGCGGGAGATGGCTCGCAaaacctgggggggggggaatgcaAATGCCGCATATGCCCTCTTCCCTTGCCCTGCCTCTCCTTCGCCCTCCAGGCTTCTGCAGCTGCACCTGACCAGTACAAAGGTGGGGGAcctgctggggctgggtgcacacAGCTCAGCCCCCTTGCCAAATCCTTGTCCAGGGCACACCGCATGGAGACTGAGGGTCGGGAAGGCACACGGAAGGCACTTGACATGGAAAGGTTTGCAAAGGGGATGTGAGGTGTCTGCGAGGTGAGGGAATGGGGACTGCCACACAGGCAGTGTCTTGGTAGGCAGTGGCCAGCAGTTAGGACCATCCTCGATGCGACCTCACCTCTGTTACCTCTGAGCTGTCCCCTGGGCTGGGGCACTGTGTAGGGTGTCAGTTGGTGTTGAGGGGGTCCGGGGAGGCAGGCGGGCTGTGGTGAGTGGTGCTCCGCCCCTGCTCTCTGGCttcactgtttctccttcttcctccaggggaggctgccccactgccttgtggcccCCGCCGAGGACGAGGACCCGGCTGTGGCTGAgcgctgctgtgccaggccccgcTCTGACATGAAAGCCATGCCCTGGAGCTGGACTTGCCTGCTGTCCCACCTCCTGATGGTGGGCATGGGCTCCTGCACACCGCTCTCCCCGCGGCCACCTGCGCCGGCCCAGAAGCGATCTTTTGTCACTTTCCGAGGGGAGCCCAGCGAGAGCTTCAATCACCTGGTGGTGGATGAGAGGACAGGGCACATTTACCTAGGGGCCGTCAACCGGATCTACAAGCTGTCCGGCGACCTGAAGGTCCTGGTGGCCCACCAGACGGGGCCGGATGAGGACAACCCCAAATGTTACCCGCCCCGCATTGTGCAGACGTGTGCCGAACCCCTGACCACCACCGACAATGTCAACAAGATGCTGCTCATTGACTACAAGGAGAACAGGCTGATCGCGtgtgggagcctcttccagggtgtCTGCAAGCTCCTGAGGCTGGACGACCTCTTCAAGCTGGCCGAGCCCTTCCACAAGAAGGAGCACTACCTGTCGGGGGCCAACGGCAGCGGCGCAGTCTTTGGCGTGATCGTTTCTTACAGCGATCTGGATGACAAGCTCTTCATTGCCACGGCCGTGGATGGCAAACCCGAGTACTTCCCCACCATCTCCAGCCGCAAGCTGACCAAGAACTCGGAGGCAGATGGCATGTTTGCATATGTCTTCCATGACGAGTTTGTGGCTTCCATGATCAAGATCCCCTCGGACACGTTCACCGTCATCCCCGACTTCGACATCTACTATGTCTATGGTTTCAGCAGTGGCAATTTTGTCTACTTTCTGACCCTTCAGCCCGAGATGGTGTCCCCGCCAGGCTCCACCACCAAGGAGCAGGTGTATACCTCCAAGCTGGTGAGGCTCTGCAAAGAGGACACGGCCTTCAACTCCTACGTGGAGGTGCCCATCGGCTGCGAGCGCAGCGGGGTGGAGTACCGCTTGCTGCAGGCCGCCTACCTCTCCAAAGCTGGGGCTGTGCTTGGTCGCACGCTCGGGGTCCGTCCAGATGACGATCTGCTCTTCACTGTCTTCTCCAAGGGCCAGAAGCGCAAGATGAAATCCCTGGATGAGTCGGCCCTGTGCATCTTCATCCTGAGGCAGATCAACGACCGCATCAAGGAGCGCCTGCAGTCCTGCTACCGGGGCGAGGGCACGCTCGACCTGGCCTGGCTCAAGGTGAAGGACATCCCTTGCAGCAGTGCGGTGAGTCTGCCGGGGGCTGTGGGCTCGGGCTGGGGGGCCTGAGGGGCCAAGATACCCCGCCACTCTTCTCCAGGGAgattgctgcctcctgggtcttCCTGGACTCGGTCCATCGGTAACTCAGTCGCGAGTGCATTCGTGGGCTGAAGCGTGGGTTCCTATTGGGGCTCTCAGTTCTGATCCATGCTGACTCCCTGACTGTGAGTGGCAGTGCTGCGGTGAGGTGGAAGGGTGCTCCAGTCAAGGCCAGGGCTGCCGGCCTGGCCTGCGTGGGGTCACACTGCTGCGTGTGCGTCCGTGGGAGCCCAGCCTGCACAGCTCTCCTGGCAGTTCAGAACAGAGCCATCGGTGGagtggggagaagctgcacctgggggtggagtgggggttCAGGAGGGCTCTGCTGGCAGCCTCCTCCTGTGTAGTTAGGAGATGGCACAAGGACAGCAGACGGGATGAGACCCGTGAACATGCAGGGGAGGTGGAGTGTGCCTAGGCGAGGAACGGGAGGGAAAGCGGCATTGATGAGTCTCCGGTGTGCAGTGCGGTGGGAGAGGCTCACAGTCAGCCGGCAGCGGCAGGCAGCACGGGGTGGCAGCACCGCTGTGGGCAGCCAGGGGCCCTTGGAGGGCCAGTCGGGGTGCAGCTGTGCTGCCTGCCCACAGGCTGCAGTGGGGGTGTGGCCTCCTGGCTCTCAGCAGGTAGCACACCTGCTTTCTCTGGTCATTTCTGCGGGTCTTTGAAATGGTGGCTTGTTTcgtttttttttgtaatgattatTCAAGCGGCTTGAGAGCCATTGCTGTTAGCTCTCCAAGTCTTGTCTGCCTGTGTTTCTTTTCTCCCTGCCCCCTTTGTTTTCATCGTCCATTTAAAACATTATTAACCAAATATGAGAGAAGAAATCTGTGTCGTCATGTTAATctggggagaagaaaaggaacaggTGTGCCTCGTGCTGATGTGGCTCCCGTCTGCTGCTCCGACCTTGGTGGGGTCCATTGAGGGGAGCTCATTGTCATGAGTTAGGGAAGAGTCAGTTTCCTTTCGCCAAGTGTGACTACCTGCAGATCTCAGGGGTGTTGGCACCCTGATGACCCCAGGCAAGCAGACAGAACGGACAACAGAGAGCCGGGGCAGCAGGGCCGTGGGGTGGGGATGGATGTGGACAACTGAATTCCTGTGTCAACCCAGCAGGAGAGAGGGGACTGCGGCTGAAACAGAGTGCATCAGTTCTGGAAGGTCCTGCAGCCCCTCACCCCTCTTCCCCCACAGCCCCGCTGCTCGTGGCCCAAGGAGACAGCATTCTGGTATGAGCCAAGCAAGGGGGCATCAGCTAGGGAGGCCAGCGTTATCCCCAGGTGGGGGCGGCGCTGTTGTTGGGCTGTGCTCAGCCACGGGCCCACAGAGAGGTCAGTGGGGATGTTGAGGGAACCtggatgctgccactgcagcaGGACACCTGAGAGCATGTAGTTCGTAATGAAACTCATAGGCAAAACCTGCTTCTCACGGGACTAGAAGCTGTGAAGGCCTACATGAGGTGTTTATATCCAAAGAGAGCCTTCCAGCTGTGACAGAGCTTGAGGAAGGCAAATGCACTTTCAGTCACTCGGCACCTGTCTAGGGGCAAAGAGATGGCGGGAAGGTTGAACACAGGCTTTCACAAGGAGGCCCCTCTTCCAGTAATGACACTGACCTACTCAGAAGAGCTGAGTGCGAAGGCTTAACTGCCTCTCACAGGTTTCACCTATTAATATAGTTACCATGGTAATTACATTTCAGTAAGCGTTTGGGACATACAGTCTAACTGTAGCAGCCAGCCAGGGGCAGATGAACGCGTTGCCTCCAGTCGTACACCTTGTGTGCAGCCGGGTGCAGGTGGATGCATTGCCTGCAGTCATACATCTTGTGTGCAGGTGCCCAGCCCTTGAGGAGGGTCTCTTCAGTCCTCAGGGCacctgcacagacacacacacacacatacacacgtgtgcacacccACCACACATGTACTTTCATCATGCAGGAAATGCCACCATGAATGTGCACACATGTCACCTACTTTGGAAGATGGCAAGTCTGTGCAGTGTTGCTTCTGAGACCAAAGGGATTCACTTTTCTACAAAACACTTGGTCCAAACCCTGCCCTTGTGGGAGCAGCATCAGCTGCAGGGATCTGTGAGACTGCTCTTACTTCCTGCACCAAAGGCCAAGTTCATTGTGGAAGTCTGCAGAGCTGCAGGCCCTAACACTGAAGATTACCttggagagaacagagagaaaatagCTTAGCAAGATGGGCCATTGCCAGGATTTGACTCATGGTGCCAGGTAACAagcttttgaatttttctttcggCTTTAATTAGCTCTTTTCAAGTCAGACGCACATTCTGGGCTGACAATGGAGAGAAGACCAGACACTGTACAGAAACAAAAGGCCAAACCAGCTGCTAGTACAAAATATCCATTTCTTTTGGTTTGGCCAAGGCTTGGGTCCCTTTGCTGTGGCCTTCTTGCTACAGTGCCTTTggactcagctcaggccacacGTGTTTTGTACACCGTGGGCATCAATGGGATAGATGGAGCGAACTCTGGAGTTCTTTcttgcctcccagcctgggatcCCTGGAGGCCAGTGGAGTGGGTGTGGGCTTGTGTTCTGTAGACGGTGGTGCAGGGTAGCACAACACAGTTTTGTGTGTTGTAGTGTGGAAGCCCCTGCAGGTGTTATTGCAGctacatttgtttttttcaagaaagagatgccggcatccatatgggcgctggatgGTGTGCCGCCtgccctgctttctatccagctccctgctcatgacctgggaaaagcagcagaggacggcccaagtgtttggcctctttagctatgtgggagacccagatggagtttctggttcctggctttggcctggcccagccatggccatgctgatcatctggggagtgaactaggagattGAACTACACTGCCAGCAAACTACAACTTTACAACTCAAAGACCTTACAGAATGGGCACCCCGTACAAGTCATTCTTACTGTGGTTCTCGTCTTACTTAATTAAGTTGGAGCAGGTGGCACTGTGAGGCCCCGGGATTTCTGGCCCCTTCCTTCCCCTAGACTGGAGCTTCCAGAGTGCAGAGCAAGAAGtagaccagccccagccatctgTCTAACTCAGAGGaccctgctgcctctgctgtgcTGTGGGGCAGAACATGTGGGGAACTCAGCCTGCTCCCCACAGGCATCCATGGAGCCATGAGCTTGAGGCTGAAGCCTCATGTACTGCAGGCCCCAAGGGCTCCCTGGTGTTTTTGTATGGGAACAATCAGGGGCTACATTCACGAAGAGGCAGGGCTGGACAACTGGGAGTAAGTGCTTGTGGTACGTACAGAACTCCAAGTTCATGCAGAACACACAAAACCCTGCATGGGTGTTGGGAATCCAGGCTGGGACAGTGGTGTCTAGGTGGGCTCTGCACCTGGGGCAGCTTCCGCCCTTGCCTTTGAGCCATTTGTTCCCTAGTCCAGATGGTCTTCAGCCAAGAGCAGCTGCACTACAGTCTGAAGTTGTTGCGGGGATCTTGTGCTGGCCTGGGAATAAGGGCAACCCGGGAAGGAACTGTCAGAGTCAGACTGGTAGATTTGGTAAGGGTCACTCAAGCTGGTTACAGTCAGAGACTTCCATGCACTCTCAGTCACTCAACAGCAGAAGAAGGTGGTGGGGCCATCTCTCTGTGGCCCCCGTTGGAGCTGTCTCCAAGCTCCCTGAGCCATTGTGTCTGCAGAGCGTATGGCGTGGGGCTGTGGAGCTCAGAACATGTGGCCGCTGTCATGGGCCGGAGCCCCATGCAGGCCAGGCTGACAGCTCCACCAGCAGTGAGCAGGAGAGCATGCAGTTGTGTGGCTCTCATTCTTGTGTTATATGTGAGCCAAGAACCTGGTGTCCCAGAGGGTTGCTACTATCACCTGCTGTCCTTTCTGGTAGTCTTTGGGCCGGAGCCCCTAGCTTGCCCGTGAACTCATTAGACTCTGGCAATGTTCTCACTCCTAGAGGATGCAGAAGCCACTGGAGGTCGTCTCTGGGGGCCCAGGAAGTGGAGGGGAGAGGTCTTTAGGGTCTCAGAAGGAGGGGCCAGCACAACCATCAGACTGTCACTCACTCTAATTTTCTCTGAACTTGGGCCCCGTTGAGGAGTGTTAGGTGAGGAGGTAGGAAGCAGCCTCTTCACCTTCTTTTGACCTTGACCTTGAGTGACCTTCCCTTAGAAAATTTGGGTCCTTAAGATAGAAACGTGACCTGCAATCAAGGCCCAGGGCGGGAGGAGGCAGCACTGGCCTCCAGTGCACGGATGGCTGTGGGCACTCAGCCGGTATTGGATGAGCGAGGGACAAGCATGCCAGTCGCGGCGCGGGGTcacagaggcacagagaa from Ochotona princeps isolate mOchPri1 chromosome 25, mOchPri1.hap1, whole genome shotgun sequence encodes:
- the PLXNA4 gene encoding plexin-A4 isoform X2, whose translation is MKAMPWSWTCLLSHLLMVGMGSCTPLSPRPPAPAQKRSFVTFRGEPSESFNHLVVDERTGHIYLGAVNRIYKLSGDLKVLVAHQTGPDEDNPKCYPPRIVQTCAEPLTTTDNVNKMLLIDYKENRLIACGSLFQGVCKLLRLDDLFKLAEPFHKKEHYLSGANGSGAVFGVIVSYSDLDDKLFIATAVDGKPEYFPTISSRKLTKNSEADGMFAYVFHDEFVASMIKIPSDTFTVIPDFDIYYVYGFSSGNFVYFLTLQPEMVSPPGSTTKEQVYTSKLVRLCKEDTAFNSYVEVPIGCERSGVEYRLLQAAYLSKAGAVLGRTLGVRPDDDLLFTVFSKGQKRKMKSLDESALCIFILRQINDRIKERLQSCYRGEGTLDLAWLKVKDIPCSSALLTIDDNFCGLDMNAPLGVSEMVRGIPVFTEDRDRMTSVIAYVYKNHSLAFVGTKSGKLKKIRVDGPRGNALQYETVQVVEPGPVLRDMAFSKDHEQLYIMSERQKSRHL